From one Phragmitibacter flavus genomic stretch:
- a CDS encoding right-handed parallel beta-helix repeat-containing protein: protein MKPSAQPPRFSHPTQSQLHKKPTPSMRLHLFLVLLITLSTCLRADEIRLRPSTSSKTKILQPAIDAANPRDTLILAPGIYFETITINKPLTLLGQPGAILDGSKPITTPWTPAPDLPHVYTTPCKHRPAGLLFQDKFIAALDFDRAQKPGDWHWQTLLKNGPPLSQFTQIRALYIYHPREKLIYLRLPDNVTPSDTNLAIVPNDAPLITIENTQNVQIKDLSLRHSATSIHLQNSTDSTIEKCQITSYEETGILLTNNTSRCTIHNNQITRGALEEWQPPLTDDKPNYEIWRIHKDTGYYDRVAINLFRAGTANRILLNNIDRVFDGINVGDYSVETLGKPLTNPDHGRDTEIAHNLIENTRDSAIELGGGCINVNVHHNTLRRTHGGLRFKTPRIGPVFIHHNQLIDGSPFNIWFSMDSSPAEGFLYHNTITGKNPAVSILIHKPTEKFTTPNWHFINNLILTKEGIYKSRSKGLPDDLQISDHNLIQPPAPIDQPLEAAIDTGTDLSILFKGKLPDTQPTTFKGKSPDMGASEWR from the coding sequence GTTTCTCCCATCCCACGCAATCTCAACTTCACAAAAAACCTACCCCGTCCATGCGCCTCCACCTGTTCCTAGTCCTCCTCATCACTCTCAGCACCTGCCTCCGTGCCGATGAAATCCGACTCAGGCCATCCACCTCTTCAAAAACCAAAATCCTTCAACCCGCCATTGATGCCGCCAACCCCCGCGACACTCTCATCCTCGCACCTGGCATTTACTTCGAAACCATCACCATCAACAAACCCCTCACCCTCCTCGGCCAACCCGGTGCCATACTCGACGGTTCCAAACCCATCACCACCCCCTGGACACCCGCCCCCGATCTCCCCCACGTCTACACCACCCCCTGCAAACACCGACCCGCCGGACTCCTCTTCCAAGACAAATTTATCGCCGCCCTCGACTTCGACCGCGCCCAAAAACCCGGCGACTGGCACTGGCAAACTCTTCTCAAAAACGGCCCGCCCCTCAGCCAGTTCACCCAAATCCGCGCCCTTTATATCTACCACCCCAGAGAAAAACTCATCTATCTCCGCCTCCCCGACAACGTCACTCCTTCCGACACCAATCTCGCCATCGTCCCCAACGACGCCCCTCTCATCACCATCGAAAACACCCAAAACGTCCAGATAAAAGATCTCAGCCTCCGTCACTCCGCCACCTCCATCCATCTTCAAAACAGCACCGATTCCACCATCGAAAAATGCCAGATCACCAGCTACGAAGAAACCGGCATCCTGCTCACTAACAACACCTCGCGCTGCACCATCCACAACAATCAAATCACCCGCGGTGCCCTCGAAGAATGGCAGCCTCCCCTCACCGACGACAAACCCAACTACGAAATCTGGCGCATCCACAAAGACACCGGCTACTACGACCGCGTCGCCATCAACCTTTTCCGCGCCGGCACCGCCAACCGCATCCTCCTCAACAACATCGACCGCGTCTTTGACGGCATCAATGTCGGCGACTACTCCGTTGAAACCCTCGGCAAACCCCTGACCAACCCCGACCACGGACGCGACACTGAAATCGCCCACAACCTCATCGAAAACACCCGCGACTCCGCCATCGAACTCGGCGGCGGCTGCATCAACGTCAACGTCCACCACAACACCCTGCGGCGCACCCACGGAGGCCTCCGTTTCAAAACCCCCCGCATCGGACCCGTCTTCATCCATCACAACCAGCTCATCGACGGCTCCCCCTTCAACATCTGGTTCAGCATGGACTCCTCCCCCGCCGAGGGCTTCCTCTATCACAACACCATCACCGGCAAAAACCCTGCCGTCAGCATCCTCATCCACAAACCCACCGAAAAATTCACCACCCCGAACTGGCACTTCATCAACAACCTCATCCTCACCAAGGAAGGCATCTACAAATCCCGCAGTAAAGGCCTTCCCGACGACCTTCAAATTTCTGATCACAACCTCATCCAGCCCCCTGCCCCAATCGATCAACCCCTCGAAGCCGCCATCGACACCGGCACCGACCTCTCCATCCTTTTCAAAGGCAAGCTCCCCGACACCCAACCAACCACCTTCAAAGGCAAATCCCCCGACATGGGCGCCTCCGAATGGCGTTGA